A region from the Cricetulus griseus strain 17A/GY unplaced genomic scaffold, alternate assembly CriGri-PICRH-1.0 unplaced_scaffold_533, whole genome shotgun sequence genome encodes:
- the LOC100765731 gene encoding 60S ribosomal protein L27a-like isoform X2, with protein MSHGHGRIGKHHKHPGGLGNAGGMHHHRINFDKYHPGYFGKGGMRHYHLKRNQSFCLTVNLDKLWTLVSEQTRVNAAKNKTGAVPIIDVRSGYYKIPGKGKLPKQPVIVKAKFFSRRAEEKIKGVGGA; from the coding sequence ATGAGCCATGGCCATGGTCGCATTGGTAAACACCACAAGCATCCAGGAGGCCTTGGGAATGCTggaggcatgcatcaccacaggATCAACTTCGACAAATACCATCCAGGGTACTTTGGGAAAGGTGGTATGAGGCATTACCACTTAAAGAGGAACCAGAGTTTCTGCCTGACTGTCAACCTGGATAAGCTGTGGACACTGGTCAGTGAGCAGACACGGGTCAATGCTGCCAAGAACAAGACTGGAGCTGTTCCCATCATTGATGTGCGATCGGGCTACTACAAAATTCCAGGGAAGGGAAAGCTCCCTAAGCAACCTGTCATCGTGAAagccaaatttttcagcagaagAGCTGAAGAGAAGATAAAGGGTGTTGGAGGTGCCTGA
- the LOC100765731 gene encoding 60S ribosomal protein L27a-like isoform X1 yields MPSRLRKTRKLRGHMSHGHGRIGKHHKHPGGLGNAGGMHHHRINFDKYHPGYFGKGGMRHYHLKRNQSFCLTVNLDKLWTLVSEQTRVNAAKNKTGAVPIIDVRSGYYKIPGKGKLPKQPVIVKAKFFSRRAEEKIKGVGGA; encoded by the coding sequence ATGCCGTCCAGACTGAGAAAGACCCGGAAACTCCGGGGCCACATGAGCCATGGCCATGGTCGCATTGGTAAACACCACAAGCATCCAGGAGGCCTTGGGAATGCTggaggcatgcatcaccacaggATCAACTTCGACAAATACCATCCAGGGTACTTTGGGAAAGGTGGTATGAGGCATTACCACTTAAAGAGGAACCAGAGTTTCTGCCTGACTGTCAACCTGGATAAGCTGTGGACACTGGTCAGTGAGCAGACACGGGTCAATGCTGCCAAGAACAAGACTGGAGCTGTTCCCATCATTGATGTGCGATCGGGCTACTACAAAATTCCAGGGAAGGGAAAGCTCCCTAAGCAACCTGTCATCGTGAAagccaaatttttcagcagaagAGCTGAAGAGAAGATAAAGGGTGTTGGAGGTGCCTGA